The following are encoded together in the Choloepus didactylus isolate mChoDid1 chromosome 7, mChoDid1.pri, whole genome shotgun sequence genome:
- the AGER gene encoding advanced glycosylation end product-specific receptor isoform X3 — MAAGVAVGVWVLVLSLWGAVAGGQNITARIGESLVLNCKGAPKKPPQQLEWKLNTGRTEAWKVLSPQGDSWDSVARVLPNGSLLLPAVGIQDEGTFRCRATSRSGKETKSNYRVRVYQIPGKPEIIAPASELMAGVPNKVGTCVSDGGYPAGTLSWHLDGKPLIPDGKGVSVKEETRRHPETGLFTVQSELTVTLARGGAPHPTFSCSFNPGLPRRRAQHTAPIQPSVWEPVPLEEIQLVVEPEGGAVAPGETVTLTCAAPAQPPPQIHWIKDGMPLPLPSSPVLLLPEVGPQDQGTYSCVATRPRHGPQESPAVRISIIETGEEGTTAGSVGESGLGTLALALGILGGMGMVALLIGVIMWRRRQHQGQETKAPENQEEEEERSELNQSQELEVVEANAGGP, encoded by the exons ATGGCAGCAGGGGTAGCAGTCGGAGTCTGGGTACTGGTTCTCAGTCTGTGGG GGGCAGTAGCAGGTGGTCAGAACATCACAGCCCGGATTGGGGAGTCACTGGTGCTGAACTGTAAGGGTGCCCCCAAGAAACCACCGCAGCAGCTGGAATGGAAACTG AACACAGGCCGGACAGAAGCTTGGAAGGTCCTGTCTCCCCAAGGAGACTCCTGGGATAGCGTGGCTCGTGTCCTCCCCAATGGCTCCCTCCTGCTACCAGCTGTCGGAATCCAGGATGAGGGGACTTTCCGGTGCCGAGCAACAAGCCGGAGTGGAAAGGAGACCAAGTCCAACTACAGAGTCCGAGTCTACC AGATTCCTGGGAAGCCAGAAATTATAGCTCCTGCTTCTGAACTCATGGCTGGTGTCCCCAATAAG GTGGGGACATGTGTATCTGACGGGGGCTACCCTGCAGGGACTCTCAGCTGGCATTTGGATGGGAAACCTCTGATACCTGATGGGAAAG gagtGTCTgtgaaggaagagaccaggagacaccccGAGACAGGGCTTTTCACAGTCCAGTCAGAACTGACGGTGACCCTGGCCCGGGGAggagctccccaccccaccttctcCTGTAGCTTCAACCCTGGCCTTCCCCGGCGCCGAGCCCAGCACACGGCCCCCATCCAGCCCAGTGTCTGGG aGCCTGTGCCCCTGGAGGAGATCCAATTGGTGGTGGAGCCAGAAGGTGGAGCAGTAGCTCCTGGTGAGACCGTGACCCTGACCTGtgcagcccctgcccagcccccgcCTCAGATCCACTGGATCAAGGAT GGTatgcccctgccccttccctcaaGCCCTGTGCTGCTCCTCCCTGAGGTAGGACCTCAGGACCAGGGAACCTACAGCTGTGTGGCCACCCGTCCCAGGCACGGGCCCCAGGAAAGCCCTGCTGTCAGGATCAGTATCATTG AAACAGGAGAGGAGGGCACGACCGCAG GCTCTGTCGGGGAGTCAGGACTAGGAACTCTAGCCCTGGCCCTGGGGATCCTGGGAGGCATGGGGATGGTTGCCCTGCTCATTGGGGTCATCATGTGGCGAAGGAGGCAACACCAAGGACAGGAGAC GAAGGCCCCAGAAAaccaggaagaagaggaggagcgCTCAGAGCTGAATCAGTCACAGGAGCTGGAGGTAGTCGAGGCCAATGCGGGAGGTCCTTGA
- the AGER gene encoding advanced glycosylation end product-specific receptor isoform X5, whose product MAAGVAVGVWVLVLSLWGAVAGGQNITARIGESLVLNCKGAPKKPPQQLEWKLNTGRTEAWKVLSPQGDSWDSVARVLPNGSLLLPAVGIQDEGTFRCRATSRSGKETKSNYRVRVYQIPGKPEIIAPASELMAGVPNKVGTCVSDGGYPAGTLSWHLDGKPLIPDGKGVSVKEETRRHPETGLFTVQSELTVTLARGGAPHPTFSCSFNPGLPRRRAQHTAPIQPSVWEPVPLEEIQLVVEPEGGAVAPGETVTLTCAAPAQPPPQIHWIKDGMPLPLPSSPVLLLPEVGPQDQGTYSCVATRPRHGPQESPAVRISIIETGEEGTTAGRPQKTRKKRRSAQS is encoded by the exons ATGGCAGCAGGGGTAGCAGTCGGAGTCTGGGTACTGGTTCTCAGTCTGTGGG GGGCAGTAGCAGGTGGTCAGAACATCACAGCCCGGATTGGGGAGTCACTGGTGCTGAACTGTAAGGGTGCCCCCAAGAAACCACCGCAGCAGCTGGAATGGAAACTG AACACAGGCCGGACAGAAGCTTGGAAGGTCCTGTCTCCCCAAGGAGACTCCTGGGATAGCGTGGCTCGTGTCCTCCCCAATGGCTCCCTCCTGCTACCAGCTGTCGGAATCCAGGATGAGGGGACTTTCCGGTGCCGAGCAACAAGCCGGAGTGGAAAGGAGACCAAGTCCAACTACAGAGTCCGAGTCTACC AGATTCCTGGGAAGCCAGAAATTATAGCTCCTGCTTCTGAACTCATGGCTGGTGTCCCCAATAAG GTGGGGACATGTGTATCTGACGGGGGCTACCCTGCAGGGACTCTCAGCTGGCATTTGGATGGGAAACCTCTGATACCTGATGGGAAAG gagtGTCTgtgaaggaagagaccaggagacaccccGAGACAGGGCTTTTCACAGTCCAGTCAGAACTGACGGTGACCCTGGCCCGGGGAggagctccccaccccaccttctcCTGTAGCTTCAACCCTGGCCTTCCCCGGCGCCGAGCCCAGCACACGGCCCCCATCCAGCCCAGTGTCTGGG aGCCTGTGCCCCTGGAGGAGATCCAATTGGTGGTGGAGCCAGAAGGTGGAGCAGTAGCTCCTGGTGAGACCGTGACCCTGACCTGtgcagcccctgcccagcccccgcCTCAGATCCACTGGATCAAGGAT GGTatgcccctgccccttccctcaaGCCCTGTGCTGCTCCTCCCTGAGGTAGGACCTCAGGACCAGGGAACCTACAGCTGTGTGGCCACCCGTCCCAGGCACGGGCCCCAGGAAAGCCCTGCTGTCAGGATCAGTATCATTG AAACAGGAGAGGAGGGCACGACCGCAG GAAGGCCCCAGAAAaccaggaagaagaggaggagcgCTCAGAGCTGA
- the RNF5 gene encoding E3 ubiquitin-protein ligase RNF5 isoform X2, which translates to MSGDCSGGCGQCVWPPVLWLETRPERQECPVCKAGISREKVVPLYGRGSQKPQDPRLKTPPRPQGQRPAPESRGGFQAFGDTGGFHFSFGVGAFPFGFFTTVFNTHEPFHRGTGVDLGQGHPASSWQDSLFLFLAIFFFFWLLSI; encoded by the exons ATGTCTGGAGACTGCTCGGGAGGCTGTGGTCAGTGTGTGTGGCCACCTGTACTG tggcTGGAGACACGGCCAGAGCGGCAGGAGTGCCCAGTGTGTAAAGCTGGGATCAGCAGAGAGAAGGTTGTCCCACTTTATGGGCGAGGGAGCCAGAAGCCCCAGGATCCCAG GTTGAAAACTCCACCCCGCCCCCAGGGCCAGCGACCAGCTCCAGAGAGCAGAGGG gGATTCCAGGCATTTGGTGATACCGGGGGCTTTCACTTCTCATTTGGCGTTGGTGCTTTTCCCTTTGGCTTTTTCACCACCGTCTTCAATACCCATGAGCCTTTCCATCGGGGGACAG GTGTGGATCTGGGACAGGGTCACCCAGCCTCCAGTTGGCAGGATTCCCTCTTCCTGTTTCTCGCcatcttcttctttttctggctGCTCAGTATTTGA
- the AGER gene encoding advanced glycosylation end product-specific receptor isoform X1, with amino-acid sequence MAAGVAVGVWVLVLSLWGAVAGGQNITARIGESLVLNCKGAPKKPPQQLEWKLNTGRTEAWKVLSPQGDSWDSVARVLPNGSLLLPAVGIQDEGTFRCRATSRSGKETKSNYRVRVYQIPGKPEIIAPASELMAGVPNKVGTCVSDGGYPAGTLSWHLDGKPLIPDGKGVSVKEETRRHPETGLFTVQSELTVTLARGGAPHPTFSCSFNPGLPRRRAQHTAPIQPSVWEPVPLEEIQLVVEPEGGAVAPGETVTLTCAAPAQPPPQIHWIKDGMPLPLPSSPVLLLPEVGPQDQGTYSCVATRPRHGPQESPAVRISIIETGEEGTTAGSVGESGLGTLALALGILGGMGMVALLIGVIMWRRRQHQGQETKAPENQEEEEERSELNQSQELEEPPQAVMSKRLTHLAPCACVCIHGALTPAHLKPWRAGALPHASHTTSNVYSSWGDDAPVLEGEEKEEVGKTSQQYISTFFLLNL; translated from the exons ATGGCAGCAGGGGTAGCAGTCGGAGTCTGGGTACTGGTTCTCAGTCTGTGGG GGGCAGTAGCAGGTGGTCAGAACATCACAGCCCGGATTGGGGAGTCACTGGTGCTGAACTGTAAGGGTGCCCCCAAGAAACCACCGCAGCAGCTGGAATGGAAACTG AACACAGGCCGGACAGAAGCTTGGAAGGTCCTGTCTCCCCAAGGAGACTCCTGGGATAGCGTGGCTCGTGTCCTCCCCAATGGCTCCCTCCTGCTACCAGCTGTCGGAATCCAGGATGAGGGGACTTTCCGGTGCCGAGCAACAAGCCGGAGTGGAAAGGAGACCAAGTCCAACTACAGAGTCCGAGTCTACC AGATTCCTGGGAAGCCAGAAATTATAGCTCCTGCTTCTGAACTCATGGCTGGTGTCCCCAATAAG GTGGGGACATGTGTATCTGACGGGGGCTACCCTGCAGGGACTCTCAGCTGGCATTTGGATGGGAAACCTCTGATACCTGATGGGAAAG gagtGTCTgtgaaggaagagaccaggagacaccccGAGACAGGGCTTTTCACAGTCCAGTCAGAACTGACGGTGACCCTGGCCCGGGGAggagctccccaccccaccttctcCTGTAGCTTCAACCCTGGCCTTCCCCGGCGCCGAGCCCAGCACACGGCCCCCATCCAGCCCAGTGTCTGGG aGCCTGTGCCCCTGGAGGAGATCCAATTGGTGGTGGAGCCAGAAGGTGGAGCAGTAGCTCCTGGTGAGACCGTGACCCTGACCTGtgcagcccctgcccagcccccgcCTCAGATCCACTGGATCAAGGAT GGTatgcccctgccccttccctcaaGCCCTGTGCTGCTCCTCCCTGAGGTAGGACCTCAGGACCAGGGAACCTACAGCTGTGTGGCCACCCGTCCCAGGCACGGGCCCCAGGAAAGCCCTGCTGTCAGGATCAGTATCATTG AAACAGGAGAGGAGGGCACGACCGCAG GCTCTGTCGGGGAGTCAGGACTAGGAACTCTAGCCCTGGCCCTGGGGATCCTGGGAGGCATGGGGATGGTTGCCCTGCTCATTGGGGTCATCATGTGGCGAAGGAGGCAACACCAAGGACAGGAGAC GAAGGCCCCAGAAAaccaggaagaagaggaggagcgCTCAGAGCTGAATCAGTCACAGGAGCTGGAG GAACCCCCACAAGCAGTGATGAGTAAACGCCTGACACATCTTGCCccgtgtgcttgtgtgtgtatacatggcGCCCTCACCCCTGCACATCTGAAGCCCTGGAGGGCAGGGGCTCTCCCCCATGCTTCCCACACCACATCAAATGTCTACTCAAGTTGGGGAGACGATGCTcctgtcctggaaggagaagagaaagaagaagttGGGAAGACTTCCCAGCAATACATTTCAaccttttttttattgaatttgtaA
- the AGER gene encoding advanced glycosylation end product-specific receptor isoform X4: MAAGVAVGVWVLVLSLWGAVAGGQNITARIGESLVLNCKGAPKKPPQQLEWKLNTGRTEAWKVLSPQGDSWDSVARVLPNGSLLLPAVGIQDEGTFRCRATSRSGKETKSNYRVRVYQIPGKPEIIAPASELMAGVPNKVGTCVSDGGYPAGTLSWHLDGKPLIPDGKGVSVKEETRRHPETGLFTVQSELTVTLARGGAPHPTFSCSFNPGLPRRRAQHTAPIQPSVWEPVPLEEIQLVVEPEGGAVAPGETVTLTCAAPAQPPPQIHWIKDGMPLPLPSSPVLLLPEVGPQDQGTYSCVATRPRHGPQESPAVRISIIETGEEGTTAGEGMDKVRQKQRQTDPKTHGRGKAPENQEEEEERSELNQSQELEVVEANAGGP, encoded by the exons ATGGCAGCAGGGGTAGCAGTCGGAGTCTGGGTACTGGTTCTCAGTCTGTGGG GGGCAGTAGCAGGTGGTCAGAACATCACAGCCCGGATTGGGGAGTCACTGGTGCTGAACTGTAAGGGTGCCCCCAAGAAACCACCGCAGCAGCTGGAATGGAAACTG AACACAGGCCGGACAGAAGCTTGGAAGGTCCTGTCTCCCCAAGGAGACTCCTGGGATAGCGTGGCTCGTGTCCTCCCCAATGGCTCCCTCCTGCTACCAGCTGTCGGAATCCAGGATGAGGGGACTTTCCGGTGCCGAGCAACAAGCCGGAGTGGAAAGGAGACCAAGTCCAACTACAGAGTCCGAGTCTACC AGATTCCTGGGAAGCCAGAAATTATAGCTCCTGCTTCTGAACTCATGGCTGGTGTCCCCAATAAG GTGGGGACATGTGTATCTGACGGGGGCTACCCTGCAGGGACTCTCAGCTGGCATTTGGATGGGAAACCTCTGATACCTGATGGGAAAG gagtGTCTgtgaaggaagagaccaggagacaccccGAGACAGGGCTTTTCACAGTCCAGTCAGAACTGACGGTGACCCTGGCCCGGGGAggagctccccaccccaccttctcCTGTAGCTTCAACCCTGGCCTTCCCCGGCGCCGAGCCCAGCACACGGCCCCCATCCAGCCCAGTGTCTGGG aGCCTGTGCCCCTGGAGGAGATCCAATTGGTGGTGGAGCCAGAAGGTGGAGCAGTAGCTCCTGGTGAGACCGTGACCCTGACCTGtgcagcccctgcccagcccccgcCTCAGATCCACTGGATCAAGGAT GGTatgcccctgccccttccctcaaGCCCTGTGCTGCTCCTCCCTGAGGTAGGACCTCAGGACCAGGGAACCTACAGCTGTGTGGCCACCCGTCCCAGGCACGGGCCCCAGGAAAGCCCTGCTGTCAGGATCAGTATCATTG AAACAGGAGAGGAGGGCACGACCGCAGGTGAGGGGATGGATAAGGTCAGACAGAAGCAGAGGCAGACAGACCCCAAGACACATGGCAGGGG GAAGGCCCCAGAAAaccaggaagaagaggaggagcgCTCAGAGCTGAATCAGTCACAGGAGCTGGAGGTAGTCGAGGCCAATGCGGGAGGTCCTTGA
- the AGER gene encoding advanced glycosylation end product-specific receptor isoform X2 encodes MAAGVAVGVWVLVLSLWGAVAGGQNITARIGESLVLNCKGAPKKPPQQLEWKLNTGRTEAWKVLSPQGDSWDSVARVLPNGSLLLPAVGIQDEGTFRCRATSRSGKETKSNYRVRVYQIPGKPEIIAPASELMAGVPNKVGTCVSDGGYPAGTLSWHLDGKPLIPDGKGVSVKEETRRHPETGLFTVQSELTVTLARGGAPHPTFSCSFNPGLPRRRAQHTAPIQPSVWEPVPLEEIQLVVEPEGGAVAPGETVTLTCAAPAQPPPQIHWIKDGMPLPLPSSPVLLLPEVGPQDQGTYSCVATRPRHGPQESPAVRISIIETGEEGTTAGEGMDKVRQKQRQTDPKTHGRGKAPENQEEEEERSELNQSQELEEPPQAVMSKRLTHLAPCACVCIHGALTPAHLKPWRAGALPHASHTTSNVYSSWGDDAPVLEGEEKEEVGKTSQQYISTFFLLNL; translated from the exons ATGGCAGCAGGGGTAGCAGTCGGAGTCTGGGTACTGGTTCTCAGTCTGTGGG GGGCAGTAGCAGGTGGTCAGAACATCACAGCCCGGATTGGGGAGTCACTGGTGCTGAACTGTAAGGGTGCCCCCAAGAAACCACCGCAGCAGCTGGAATGGAAACTG AACACAGGCCGGACAGAAGCTTGGAAGGTCCTGTCTCCCCAAGGAGACTCCTGGGATAGCGTGGCTCGTGTCCTCCCCAATGGCTCCCTCCTGCTACCAGCTGTCGGAATCCAGGATGAGGGGACTTTCCGGTGCCGAGCAACAAGCCGGAGTGGAAAGGAGACCAAGTCCAACTACAGAGTCCGAGTCTACC AGATTCCTGGGAAGCCAGAAATTATAGCTCCTGCTTCTGAACTCATGGCTGGTGTCCCCAATAAG GTGGGGACATGTGTATCTGACGGGGGCTACCCTGCAGGGACTCTCAGCTGGCATTTGGATGGGAAACCTCTGATACCTGATGGGAAAG gagtGTCTgtgaaggaagagaccaggagacaccccGAGACAGGGCTTTTCACAGTCCAGTCAGAACTGACGGTGACCCTGGCCCGGGGAggagctccccaccccaccttctcCTGTAGCTTCAACCCTGGCCTTCCCCGGCGCCGAGCCCAGCACACGGCCCCCATCCAGCCCAGTGTCTGGG aGCCTGTGCCCCTGGAGGAGATCCAATTGGTGGTGGAGCCAGAAGGTGGAGCAGTAGCTCCTGGTGAGACCGTGACCCTGACCTGtgcagcccctgcccagcccccgcCTCAGATCCACTGGATCAAGGAT GGTatgcccctgccccttccctcaaGCCCTGTGCTGCTCCTCCCTGAGGTAGGACCTCAGGACCAGGGAACCTACAGCTGTGTGGCCACCCGTCCCAGGCACGGGCCCCAGGAAAGCCCTGCTGTCAGGATCAGTATCATTG AAACAGGAGAGGAGGGCACGACCGCAGGTGAGGGGATGGATAAGGTCAGACAGAAGCAGAGGCAGACAGACCCCAAGACACATGGCAGGGG GAAGGCCCCAGAAAaccaggaagaagaggaggagcgCTCAGAGCTGAATCAGTCACAGGAGCTGGAG GAACCCCCACAAGCAGTGATGAGTAAACGCCTGACACATCTTGCCccgtgtgcttgtgtgtgtatacatggcGCCCTCACCCCTGCACATCTGAAGCCCTGGAGGGCAGGGGCTCTCCCCCATGCTTCCCACACCACATCAAATGTCTACTCAAGTTGGGGAGACGATGCTcctgtcctggaaggagaagagaaagaagaagttGGGAAGACTTCCCAGCAATACATTTCAaccttttttttattgaatttgtaA
- the AGER gene encoding advanced glycosylation end product-specific receptor isoform X6 yields the protein MAAGVAVGVWVLVLSLWGAVAGGQNITARIGESLVLNCKGAPKKPPQQLEWKLNTGRTEAWKVLSPQGDSWDSVARVLPNGSLLLPAVGIQDEGTFRCRATSRSGKETKSNYRVRVYQIPGKPEIIAPASELMAGVPNKVGTCVSDGGYPAGTLSWHLDGKPLIPDGKGVSVKEETRRHPETGLFTVQSELTVTLARGGAPHPTFSCSFNPGLPRRRAQHTAPIQPSVWEPVPLEEIQLVVEPEGGAVAPGETVTLTCAAPAQPPPQIHWIKDGMPLPLSPGPGDPGRHGDGCPAHWGHHVAKEATPRTGDEGPRKPGRRGGALRAESVTGAGGSRGQCGRSLRGPWPELIPQQPFVFPTHCSGPSPALPCTISTPLHQTLFPQPGTPTSSDE from the exons ATGGCAGCAGGGGTAGCAGTCGGAGTCTGGGTACTGGTTCTCAGTCTGTGGG GGGCAGTAGCAGGTGGTCAGAACATCACAGCCCGGATTGGGGAGTCACTGGTGCTGAACTGTAAGGGTGCCCCCAAGAAACCACCGCAGCAGCTGGAATGGAAACTG AACACAGGCCGGACAGAAGCTTGGAAGGTCCTGTCTCCCCAAGGAGACTCCTGGGATAGCGTGGCTCGTGTCCTCCCCAATGGCTCCCTCCTGCTACCAGCTGTCGGAATCCAGGATGAGGGGACTTTCCGGTGCCGAGCAACAAGCCGGAGTGGAAAGGAGACCAAGTCCAACTACAGAGTCCGAGTCTACC AGATTCCTGGGAAGCCAGAAATTATAGCTCCTGCTTCTGAACTCATGGCTGGTGTCCCCAATAAG GTGGGGACATGTGTATCTGACGGGGGCTACCCTGCAGGGACTCTCAGCTGGCATTTGGATGGGAAACCTCTGATACCTGATGGGAAAG gagtGTCTgtgaaggaagagaccaggagacaccccGAGACAGGGCTTTTCACAGTCCAGTCAGAACTGACGGTGACCCTGGCCCGGGGAggagctccccaccccaccttctcCTGTAGCTTCAACCCTGGCCTTCCCCGGCGCCGAGCCCAGCACACGGCCCCCATCCAGCCCAGTGTCTGGG aGCCTGTGCCCCTGGAGGAGATCCAATTGGTGGTGGAGCCAGAAGGTGGAGCAGTAGCTCCTGGTGAGACCGTGACCCTGACCTGtgcagcccctgcccagcccccgcCTCAGATCCACTGGATCAAGGAT GGTatgcccctgcccct TAGCCCTGGCCCTGGGGATCCTGGGAGGCATGGGGATGGTTGCCCTGCTCATTGGGGTCATCATGTGGCGAAGGAGGCAACACCAAGGACAGGAGAC GAAGGCCCCAGAAAaccaggaagaagaggaggagcgCTCAGAGCTGAATCAGTCACAGGAGCTGGAGGTAGTCGAGGCCAATGCGGGAGGTCCTTGAGGGGCCCATGGCCAGAACTCATCCCTCAGCAACCTTTTGTTTTTCCTACTCACTGTTCTGGCCCCAGCCCAGCTCTCCCTTGTACAATCTCTACCCCACTTCACCAAACTCTTTTTCCACAACCAGGAACCCCCACAAGCAGTGATGAGTAA
- the RNF5 gene encoding E3 ubiquitin-protein ligase RNF5 isoform X1 has translation MAAAEEEDEGPEGPNRERGGVGATFECNICLETAREAVVSVCGHLYCWPCLHQWLETRPERQECPVCKAGISREKVVPLYGRGSQKPQDPRLKTPPRPQGQRPAPESRGGFQAFGDTGGFHFSFGVGAFPFGFFTTVFNTHEPFHRGTGVDLGQGHPASSWQDSLFLFLAIFFFFWLLSI, from the exons ATGGCAGCAGCCGAGGAGGAGGACGAGGGCCCCGAAGGGCCAAACCGCGAGCGGGGCGGGGTGGGCGCGACCTTCGAATGTAATATATGTCTGGAGACTGCTCGGGAGGCTGTGGTCAGTGTGTGTGGCCACCTGTACTG TTGGCCCTGTCTTCATCAG tggcTGGAGACACGGCCAGAGCGGCAGGAGTGCCCAGTGTGTAAAGCTGGGATCAGCAGAGAGAAGGTTGTCCCACTTTATGGGCGAGGGAGCCAGAAGCCCCAGGATCCCAG GTTGAAAACTCCACCCCGCCCCCAGGGCCAGCGACCAGCTCCAGAGAGCAGAGGG gGATTCCAGGCATTTGGTGATACCGGGGGCTTTCACTTCTCATTTGGCGTTGGTGCTTTTCCCTTTGGCTTTTTCACCACCGTCTTCAATACCCATGAGCCTTTCCATCGGGGGACAG GTGTGGATCTGGGACAGGGTCACCCAGCCTCCAGTTGGCAGGATTCCCTCTTCCTGTTTCTCGCcatcttcttctttttctggctGCTCAGTATTTGA